From a single Phacochoerus africanus isolate WHEZ1 chromosome 11, ROS_Pafr_v1, whole genome shotgun sequence genomic region:
- the HYOU1 gene encoding hypoxia up-regulated protein 1 isoform X3: MAAMVRRQRPRRLACWALMAVLLADLLALSDTLAVMSVDLGSESMKVAIVKPGVPMEIVLNKESRRKTPVTVTLKENERFFGDSAASMAIKNPKATLRYFQHLLGKQENNPHVALYRARFPEHELGFDPQRQTVYFQISPQLQFSPEEVLSMLLNYSRSLAEDFAEQSIKDAVITVPAFFNQAERRAVLQAARMAGLKVLQLINDNTATALSYGVFRRKDINTTAQNIMFYDMGAGSTVCTIVTYQTVKTKDSGVQPQLQIRGVGFDRTLGGLEMELRLREHLARLFNEQRKGQRAKDVRENPRAMAKLLREANRLKTVLSANADHMAQIEGLMDDVDFKAKVTRAEFEDLCADLFERVPGPVQQALQSAEMKLDEIEQVILVGGATRVPKVQEVLLKAVGKEELGKNINADEAAAMGAVYQAAALSKAFKVKPFVVRDAVIYPILVEFTREVEEEPGVHSLKHNKRILFSRMGPYPQRKVITFNRYSHDFNFHINYGDLGFLGPEDLRVFGSQNLTTVKLKGVGESFRKYPDYESKGIKAHFNLDESGVLSLDRVESVFETLVEDSPEEESTLTKLGNTISSLFGGGATPDAKENGTDSVQEEEEGPAEGSKDEPGEQAELKEEADSPTEDASPTPPPEPKGSAAPEGEKTAEKDNGEKPEAQPSDKGEAGSESVPPAPEEEKKQKPARKQRMVEEIGVELVVLDLPDLPEDELARSAQKLQDLTLRDLEKQEREKAANSLEAFIFETQDKLYQPEYQEVSTEEQREDISGKLSATSSWLEDEGFGATTAMLKEKLAELRKLCQGLFFRVEERKKWPERLSALDSLLNHSSMFLKGARLIPEMDQIFTEVEMTTLEKVINETWAWKNATMAEQAKLPATEKPVLLSKDIEAKMMALDREVQYLLNKAKFAKPRPRPKDKNGTRAEPPLNASASDQGDKVIPPPGQTEDAKPISEPEKETQAGSEPAGSEPLELGGPGAESEQKEQPTEQKRTLKNDEL; this comes from the exons ATGGCAGCCAtggtcaggaggcagaggccGAGGAGGCTAGCCTGTTGGGCCTTGATGGCTGTGCTCTTGGCAGACCTGCTGGCGCTGAGTG ACACACTGGCAGTGATGTCCGTGGACCTGGGCAGCGAGTCCATGAAGGTGGCCATTGTCAAACCTGGAGTGCCTATGGAGATTGTCTTGAACAA GGAATCCCGGAGGAAAACCCCAGTGACTGTGAccctgaaagagaatgaaagattCTTTGGAGACAGTGCAGCAAGCATG GCCATCAAGAATCCAAAGGCTACACTGCGTTACTTCCAGCATCTCCTGGGGAAGCAGGAGAATAACCCCCATGTGGCTCTTTACAGAGCCCGTTTCCCAGAGCACGAGCTAGGCTTCGACCCACAGAGGCAGACTGTGTACTTCCAAATCAGCCC gcagctgcagttctcacCTGAGGAGGTCCTCAGCATGCTTCTCAATTACTCGCGTTCTCTGGCTGAAGACTTTGCAG AGCAGTCCATCAAGGATGCAGTGATCACCGTGCCAGCCTTCTTCAATCAGGCAGAGCGCcgagctgtgctgcaggctgcGCGCATGGCTGGCCTCAAGGTGCTGCAGCTCATCAATGACAACACCGCCACCGCCCTCAGCTACGGTGTCTTCCGCAGGAAAGATATCAACACCACAGCCCAG AACATCATGTTCTACGATATGGGCGCGGGCAGCACCGTGTGCACCATCGTGACCTACCAGACAGTGAAGACGAAGGACTCGGGGgtgcagccacagctgcagatccGGGGAGTGGG GTTTGACCGCACCCTGGGGGGCCTGGAGATGGAGCTCCGGCTGCGTGAGCACCTGGCCAGACTTTTCAACGAGCAGCGCAAGGGCCAGAGAGCGAAGGATGTGCGGGAGAATCCCCGTGCCATGGCCAAGCTGCTGCGTGAGGCCAATCGACTCAAGACTGTCCTGAGCGCCAACGCAGACCACATGGCACAG ATTGAGGGTCTGATGGATGATGTGGATTTCAAGGCGAAGGTGACTCGAGCGGAGTTTGAGGACTTGTGTGCAGACTTATTTGAGCGGGTGCCGGGGCCGGTGCAGCAGGCCCTCCAGAGTGCGGAGATGAAACTG GATGAGATTGAGCAGGTGatcctggtgggtggggccactCGGGTCCCTAAAGTCCAGGAGGTGCTGCTGAAGGCTGTGGGCAA GGAGGAACTTGGGAAGAACATCAATGCTGACGAAGCCGCTGCCATGGGGGCCGTGTACCAGGCGGCCGCGCTCAGCAAAGCCTTCAAGGTGAAGCCGTTTGTCGTCCGAGACGCCGTGATCTACCCCATCCTG GTGGAGTTCACCAGGGAGGTAGAGGAGGAGCCTGGGGTTCACAGCCTGAAGCACAATAAGCGCATCCTCTTCTCCCGGATGGGGCCCTACCCTCAACGCAAAGTCATCACCTTTAACCGCTACAGCCACGACTTCAACTTCCACATCAACTATGGTGACCTGGGCTTCCTGGGGCCTGAGGATCTTCg ggTATTTGGCTCCCAGAATCTGACCACGGTGAAGCTCAAAGGTGTGGGTGAGAGCTTCAGGAAGTATCCCGACTACGAGTCCAAGGGCATCAAGGCTCACTTCAACCTGGATGAGAGCGGCGTGCTCAGCTTAGACAGG GTGGAGTCTGTATTTGAGACTCTGGTGGAGGACAGCCCAGAAGAGGAATCTACTCTGACCA aaCTTGGCAACACCATCTCTAGTCTGTTTGGAGGTGGCGCCACACCAGACGCTAAAGAGAACGGTACTGACAGTGTCCAG gaggaggaggaaggccctGCTGAGGGAAGCAAGGATGAGCCTGGAGAGCAGGCAGAGCTCAAGGAGGAAGCAGACAGCCCGACAGAGGATGCCTCCCCGACCCCACCCCCTGAGCCTAAGGGGTCTGCAGCCCCTGAGGGAGAAAAGACCGCAGAGAAAGACAATGGGGAAAAGCCTGAGGCCCAG CCAAGTGACAAGGGGGAGGCCGGGTCTGAGAGTGTCCCTCCAGccccagaggaagaaaagaagcagaagcCAGCCCGGAAGCAGAGAATGGTGGAGGAGATCGGGGTGGAGCTGGTCGTCCTGGACCTGCCCGACTTGCCCGAGGACGAGCTGGCCCGCTCAGCCCAGAA ACTCCAGGACCTGACACTCCGGGACCTAGAGAAGCAGGAACGGGAGAAAGCGGCCAACAGCTTAGAAGCATTCATCTTCGAGACCCAG GACAAGCTGTACCAGCCCGAGTACCAGGAAGTGTCCACTGAGGAGCAGCGTGAGGACATCTCTGGGAAACTCAGCGCCACGTCCAGCTGGCTGGAGGATGAGGGCTTTGGGGCCACCACAGCG ATGTTGAAGGAGAAACTAGCTGAGCTGAGGAAGCTGTGCCAAGGGTTGTTCTTTCGGGTGGAAGAGCGCAAGAAGTGGCCTGAACGGCTGTCTGCCCTCGACAGTCTCCTCAACCATTCCAGCATGTTCCTCAA GGGGGCCCGGCTTATTCCAGAGATGGACCAGATCTTCACTGAGGTGGAGATGACAACGTTAGAGAAAGTCATCAATGAGACCTGG GCCTGGAAGAATGCAACCATGGCCGAACAGGCCAAGCTCCCCGCCACAGAGAAGCCCGTGTTGCTCTCCAAAGACATCGAGGCCAAGATGATGGCTCTGGACCGCGAGGTGCAGTATCTGCTCAATAAGGCCAAGTTTGCCAAGCCCCGCCCCCGACCCAAGGACAAGAATGGCACCCGGGCAGAGCCTCCCCTCAACGCCAGTGCCAGTGACCAGGGGGACAAGGTCATCCCTCCACCAG gcCAGACTGAAGATGCAAAACCCATTTCCGAGCCTGAGAAAGAGACAC AAGCAGGTTCTGAACCGGCAGGCTCTGAACCTCTGGAGTTAGGAGGTCCCGGAGCAG AATCGGAACAGAAGGAGCAGCCGACAGAACAGAAGCGAACTTTGAAGAACGATGAACTATAA
- the HYOU1 gene encoding hypoxia up-regulated protein 1 isoform X1, whose protein sequence is MAAMVRRQRPRRLACWALMAVLLADLLALSDTLAVMSVDLGSESMKVAIVKPGVPMEIVLNKESRRKTPVTVTLKENERFFGDSAASMAIKNPKATLRYFQHLLGKQENNPHVALYRARFPEHELGFDPQRQTVYFQISPQLQFSPEEVLSMLLNYSRSLAEDFAEQSIKDAVITVPAFFNQAERRAVLQAARMAGLKVLQLINDNTATALSYGVFRRKDINTTAQNIMFYDMGAGSTVCTIVTYQTVKTKDSGVQPQLQIRGVGFDRTLGGLEMELRLREHLARLFNEQRKGQRAKDVRENPRAMAKLLREANRLKTVLSANADHMAQIEGLMDDVDFKAKVTRAEFEDLCADLFERVPGPVQQALQSAEMKLDEIEQVILVGGATRVPKVQEVLLKAVGKEELGKNINADEAAAMGAVYQAAALSKAFKVKPFVVRDAVIYPILVEFTREVEEEPGVHSLKHNKRILFSRMGPYPQRKVITFNRYSHDFNFHINYGDLGFLGPEDLRVFGSQNLTTVKLKGVGESFRKYPDYESKGIKAHFNLDESGVLSLDRVESVFETLVEDSPEEESTLTKLGNTISSLFGGGATPDAKENGTDSVQEEEEGPAEGSKDEPGEQAELKEEADSPTEDASPTPPPEPKGSAAPEGEKTAEKDNGEKPEAQKPSDKGEAGSESVPPAPEEEKKQKPARKQRMVEEIGVELVVLDLPDLPEDELARSAQKLQDLTLRDLEKQEREKAANSLEAFIFETQDKLYQPEYQEVSTEEQREDISGKLSATSSWLEDEGFGATTAMLKEKLAELRKLCQGLFFRVEERKKWPERLSALDSLLNHSSMFLKGARLIPEMDQIFTEVEMTTLEKVINETWAWKNATMAEQAKLPATEKPVLLSKDIEAKMMALDREVQYLLNKAKFAKPRPRPKDKNGTRAEPPLNASASDQGDKVIPPPGQTEDAKPISEPEKETQAGSEPAGSEPLELGGPGAESEQKEQPTEQKRTLKNDEL, encoded by the exons ATGGCAGCCAtggtcaggaggcagaggccGAGGAGGCTAGCCTGTTGGGCCTTGATGGCTGTGCTCTTGGCAGACCTGCTGGCGCTGAGTG ACACACTGGCAGTGATGTCCGTGGACCTGGGCAGCGAGTCCATGAAGGTGGCCATTGTCAAACCTGGAGTGCCTATGGAGATTGTCTTGAACAA GGAATCCCGGAGGAAAACCCCAGTGACTGTGAccctgaaagagaatgaaagattCTTTGGAGACAGTGCAGCAAGCATG GCCATCAAGAATCCAAAGGCTACACTGCGTTACTTCCAGCATCTCCTGGGGAAGCAGGAGAATAACCCCCATGTGGCTCTTTACAGAGCCCGTTTCCCAGAGCACGAGCTAGGCTTCGACCCACAGAGGCAGACTGTGTACTTCCAAATCAGCCC gcagctgcagttctcacCTGAGGAGGTCCTCAGCATGCTTCTCAATTACTCGCGTTCTCTGGCTGAAGACTTTGCAG AGCAGTCCATCAAGGATGCAGTGATCACCGTGCCAGCCTTCTTCAATCAGGCAGAGCGCcgagctgtgctgcaggctgcGCGCATGGCTGGCCTCAAGGTGCTGCAGCTCATCAATGACAACACCGCCACCGCCCTCAGCTACGGTGTCTTCCGCAGGAAAGATATCAACACCACAGCCCAG AACATCATGTTCTACGATATGGGCGCGGGCAGCACCGTGTGCACCATCGTGACCTACCAGACAGTGAAGACGAAGGACTCGGGGgtgcagccacagctgcagatccGGGGAGTGGG GTTTGACCGCACCCTGGGGGGCCTGGAGATGGAGCTCCGGCTGCGTGAGCACCTGGCCAGACTTTTCAACGAGCAGCGCAAGGGCCAGAGAGCGAAGGATGTGCGGGAGAATCCCCGTGCCATGGCCAAGCTGCTGCGTGAGGCCAATCGACTCAAGACTGTCCTGAGCGCCAACGCAGACCACATGGCACAG ATTGAGGGTCTGATGGATGATGTGGATTTCAAGGCGAAGGTGACTCGAGCGGAGTTTGAGGACTTGTGTGCAGACTTATTTGAGCGGGTGCCGGGGCCGGTGCAGCAGGCCCTCCAGAGTGCGGAGATGAAACTG GATGAGATTGAGCAGGTGatcctggtgggtggggccactCGGGTCCCTAAAGTCCAGGAGGTGCTGCTGAAGGCTGTGGGCAA GGAGGAACTTGGGAAGAACATCAATGCTGACGAAGCCGCTGCCATGGGGGCCGTGTACCAGGCGGCCGCGCTCAGCAAAGCCTTCAAGGTGAAGCCGTTTGTCGTCCGAGACGCCGTGATCTACCCCATCCTG GTGGAGTTCACCAGGGAGGTAGAGGAGGAGCCTGGGGTTCACAGCCTGAAGCACAATAAGCGCATCCTCTTCTCCCGGATGGGGCCCTACCCTCAACGCAAAGTCATCACCTTTAACCGCTACAGCCACGACTTCAACTTCCACATCAACTATGGTGACCTGGGCTTCCTGGGGCCTGAGGATCTTCg ggTATTTGGCTCCCAGAATCTGACCACGGTGAAGCTCAAAGGTGTGGGTGAGAGCTTCAGGAAGTATCCCGACTACGAGTCCAAGGGCATCAAGGCTCACTTCAACCTGGATGAGAGCGGCGTGCTCAGCTTAGACAGG GTGGAGTCTGTATTTGAGACTCTGGTGGAGGACAGCCCAGAAGAGGAATCTACTCTGACCA aaCTTGGCAACACCATCTCTAGTCTGTTTGGAGGTGGCGCCACACCAGACGCTAAAGAGAACGGTACTGACAGTGTCCAG gaggaggaggaaggccctGCTGAGGGAAGCAAGGATGAGCCTGGAGAGCAGGCAGAGCTCAAGGAGGAAGCAGACAGCCCGACAGAGGATGCCTCCCCGACCCCACCCCCTGAGCCTAAGGGGTCTGCAGCCCCTGAGGGAGAAAAGACCGCAGAGAAAGACAATGGGGAAAAGCCTGAGGCCCAG AAGCCAAGTGACAAGGGGGAGGCCGGGTCTGAGAGTGTCCCTCCAGccccagaggaagaaaagaagcagaagcCAGCCCGGAAGCAGAGAATGGTGGAGGAGATCGGGGTGGAGCTGGTCGTCCTGGACCTGCCCGACTTGCCCGAGGACGAGCTGGCCCGCTCAGCCCAGAA ACTCCAGGACCTGACACTCCGGGACCTAGAGAAGCAGGAACGGGAGAAAGCGGCCAACAGCTTAGAAGCATTCATCTTCGAGACCCAG GACAAGCTGTACCAGCCCGAGTACCAGGAAGTGTCCACTGAGGAGCAGCGTGAGGACATCTCTGGGAAACTCAGCGCCACGTCCAGCTGGCTGGAGGATGAGGGCTTTGGGGCCACCACAGCG ATGTTGAAGGAGAAACTAGCTGAGCTGAGGAAGCTGTGCCAAGGGTTGTTCTTTCGGGTGGAAGAGCGCAAGAAGTGGCCTGAACGGCTGTCTGCCCTCGACAGTCTCCTCAACCATTCCAGCATGTTCCTCAA GGGGGCCCGGCTTATTCCAGAGATGGACCAGATCTTCACTGAGGTGGAGATGACAACGTTAGAGAAAGTCATCAATGAGACCTGG GCCTGGAAGAATGCAACCATGGCCGAACAGGCCAAGCTCCCCGCCACAGAGAAGCCCGTGTTGCTCTCCAAAGACATCGAGGCCAAGATGATGGCTCTGGACCGCGAGGTGCAGTATCTGCTCAATAAGGCCAAGTTTGCCAAGCCCCGCCCCCGACCCAAGGACAAGAATGGCACCCGGGCAGAGCCTCCCCTCAACGCCAGTGCCAGTGACCAGGGGGACAAGGTCATCCCTCCACCAG gcCAGACTGAAGATGCAAAACCCATTTCCGAGCCTGAGAAAGAGACAC AAGCAGGTTCTGAACCGGCAGGCTCTGAACCTCTGGAGTTAGGAGGTCCCGGAGCAG AATCGGAACAGAAGGAGCAGCCGACAGAACAGAAGCGAACTTTGAAGAACGATGAACTATAA
- the HYOU1 gene encoding hypoxia up-regulated protein 1 isoform X5 codes for MAAMVRRQRPRRLACWALMAVLLADLLALSDTLAVMSVDLGSESMKVAIVKPGVPMEIVLNKESRRKTPVTVTLKENERFFGDSAASMAIKNPKATLRYFQHLLGKQENNPHVALYRARFPEHELGFDPQRQTVYFQISPQLQFSPEEVLSMLLNYSRSLAEDFAEQSIKDAVITVPAFFNQAERRAVLQAARMAGLKVLQLINDNTATALSYGVFRRKDINTTAQNIMFYDMGAGSTVCTIVTYQTVKTKDSGVQPQLQIRGVGFDRTLGGLEMELRLREHLARLFNEQRKGQRAKDVRENPRAMAKLLREANRLKTVLSANADHMAQIEGLMDDVDFKAKVTRAEFEDLCADLFERVPGPVQQALQSAEMKLDEIEQVILVGGATRVPKVQEVLLKAVGKEELGKNINADEAAAMGAVYQAAALSKAFKVKPFVVRDAVIYPILVEFTREVEEEPGVHSLKHNKRILFSRMGPYPQRKVITFNRYSHDFNFHINYGDLGFLGPEDLRVFGSQNLTTVKLKGVGESFRKYPDYESKGIKAHFNLDESGVLSLDRVESVFETLVEDSPEEESTLTKLGNTISSLFGGGATPDAKENGTDSVQEEEEGPAEGSKDEPGEQAELKEEADSPTEDASPTPPPEPKGSAAPEGEKTAEKDNGEKPEAQKPSDKGEAGSESVPPAPEEEKKQKPARKQRMVEEIGVELVVLDLPDLPEDELARSAQKLQDLTLRDLEKQEREKAANSLEAFIFETQDKLYQPEYQEVSTEEQREDISGKLSATSSWLEDEGFGATTAMLKEKLAELRKLCQGLFFRVEERKKWPERLSALDSLLNHSSMFLKGARLIPEMDQIFTEVEMTTLEKVINETWAWKNATMAEQAKLPATEKPVLLSKDIEAKMMALDREVQYLLNKAKFAKPRPRPKDKNGTRAEPPLNASASDQGDKVIPPPGQTEDAKPISEPEKETQSEQKEQPTEQKRTLKNDEL; via the exons ATGGCAGCCAtggtcaggaggcagaggccGAGGAGGCTAGCCTGTTGGGCCTTGATGGCTGTGCTCTTGGCAGACCTGCTGGCGCTGAGTG ACACACTGGCAGTGATGTCCGTGGACCTGGGCAGCGAGTCCATGAAGGTGGCCATTGTCAAACCTGGAGTGCCTATGGAGATTGTCTTGAACAA GGAATCCCGGAGGAAAACCCCAGTGACTGTGAccctgaaagagaatgaaagattCTTTGGAGACAGTGCAGCAAGCATG GCCATCAAGAATCCAAAGGCTACACTGCGTTACTTCCAGCATCTCCTGGGGAAGCAGGAGAATAACCCCCATGTGGCTCTTTACAGAGCCCGTTTCCCAGAGCACGAGCTAGGCTTCGACCCACAGAGGCAGACTGTGTACTTCCAAATCAGCCC gcagctgcagttctcacCTGAGGAGGTCCTCAGCATGCTTCTCAATTACTCGCGTTCTCTGGCTGAAGACTTTGCAG AGCAGTCCATCAAGGATGCAGTGATCACCGTGCCAGCCTTCTTCAATCAGGCAGAGCGCcgagctgtgctgcaggctgcGCGCATGGCTGGCCTCAAGGTGCTGCAGCTCATCAATGACAACACCGCCACCGCCCTCAGCTACGGTGTCTTCCGCAGGAAAGATATCAACACCACAGCCCAG AACATCATGTTCTACGATATGGGCGCGGGCAGCACCGTGTGCACCATCGTGACCTACCAGACAGTGAAGACGAAGGACTCGGGGgtgcagccacagctgcagatccGGGGAGTGGG GTTTGACCGCACCCTGGGGGGCCTGGAGATGGAGCTCCGGCTGCGTGAGCACCTGGCCAGACTTTTCAACGAGCAGCGCAAGGGCCAGAGAGCGAAGGATGTGCGGGAGAATCCCCGTGCCATGGCCAAGCTGCTGCGTGAGGCCAATCGACTCAAGACTGTCCTGAGCGCCAACGCAGACCACATGGCACAG ATTGAGGGTCTGATGGATGATGTGGATTTCAAGGCGAAGGTGACTCGAGCGGAGTTTGAGGACTTGTGTGCAGACTTATTTGAGCGGGTGCCGGGGCCGGTGCAGCAGGCCCTCCAGAGTGCGGAGATGAAACTG GATGAGATTGAGCAGGTGatcctggtgggtggggccactCGGGTCCCTAAAGTCCAGGAGGTGCTGCTGAAGGCTGTGGGCAA GGAGGAACTTGGGAAGAACATCAATGCTGACGAAGCCGCTGCCATGGGGGCCGTGTACCAGGCGGCCGCGCTCAGCAAAGCCTTCAAGGTGAAGCCGTTTGTCGTCCGAGACGCCGTGATCTACCCCATCCTG GTGGAGTTCACCAGGGAGGTAGAGGAGGAGCCTGGGGTTCACAGCCTGAAGCACAATAAGCGCATCCTCTTCTCCCGGATGGGGCCCTACCCTCAACGCAAAGTCATCACCTTTAACCGCTACAGCCACGACTTCAACTTCCACATCAACTATGGTGACCTGGGCTTCCTGGGGCCTGAGGATCTTCg ggTATTTGGCTCCCAGAATCTGACCACGGTGAAGCTCAAAGGTGTGGGTGAGAGCTTCAGGAAGTATCCCGACTACGAGTCCAAGGGCATCAAGGCTCACTTCAACCTGGATGAGAGCGGCGTGCTCAGCTTAGACAGG GTGGAGTCTGTATTTGAGACTCTGGTGGAGGACAGCCCAGAAGAGGAATCTACTCTGACCA aaCTTGGCAACACCATCTCTAGTCTGTTTGGAGGTGGCGCCACACCAGACGCTAAAGAGAACGGTACTGACAGTGTCCAG gaggaggaggaaggccctGCTGAGGGAAGCAAGGATGAGCCTGGAGAGCAGGCAGAGCTCAAGGAGGAAGCAGACAGCCCGACAGAGGATGCCTCCCCGACCCCACCCCCTGAGCCTAAGGGGTCTGCAGCCCCTGAGGGAGAAAAGACCGCAGAGAAAGACAATGGGGAAAAGCCTGAGGCCCAG AAGCCAAGTGACAAGGGGGAGGCCGGGTCTGAGAGTGTCCCTCCAGccccagaggaagaaaagaagcagaagcCAGCCCGGAAGCAGAGAATGGTGGAGGAGATCGGGGTGGAGCTGGTCGTCCTGGACCTGCCCGACTTGCCCGAGGACGAGCTGGCCCGCTCAGCCCAGAA ACTCCAGGACCTGACACTCCGGGACCTAGAGAAGCAGGAACGGGAGAAAGCGGCCAACAGCTTAGAAGCATTCATCTTCGAGACCCAG GACAAGCTGTACCAGCCCGAGTACCAGGAAGTGTCCACTGAGGAGCAGCGTGAGGACATCTCTGGGAAACTCAGCGCCACGTCCAGCTGGCTGGAGGATGAGGGCTTTGGGGCCACCACAGCG ATGTTGAAGGAGAAACTAGCTGAGCTGAGGAAGCTGTGCCAAGGGTTGTTCTTTCGGGTGGAAGAGCGCAAGAAGTGGCCTGAACGGCTGTCTGCCCTCGACAGTCTCCTCAACCATTCCAGCATGTTCCTCAA GGGGGCCCGGCTTATTCCAGAGATGGACCAGATCTTCACTGAGGTGGAGATGACAACGTTAGAGAAAGTCATCAATGAGACCTGG GCCTGGAAGAATGCAACCATGGCCGAACAGGCCAAGCTCCCCGCCACAGAGAAGCCCGTGTTGCTCTCCAAAGACATCGAGGCCAAGATGATGGCTCTGGACCGCGAGGTGCAGTATCTGCTCAATAAGGCCAAGTTTGCCAAGCCCCGCCCCCGACCCAAGGACAAGAATGGCACCCGGGCAGAGCCTCCCCTCAACGCCAGTGCCAGTGACCAGGGGGACAAGGTCATCCCTCCACCAG gcCAGACTGAAGATGCAAAACCCATTTCCGAGCCTGAGAAAGAGACAC AATCGGAACAGAAGGAGCAGCCGACAGAACAGAAGCGAACTTTGAAGAACGATGAACTATAA